Within the Luoshenia tenuis genome, the region CCCACGGTCTCCGAGCGCAGCCGGTTGATTGGCACGGCTTTTGAAACGTATATCATTTTGGAGATGGACAAGCGCGTACTGCTGATCGATCAGCATGCCGCGCATGAGCGTTTGCTTTACGAAAAGTATACGGCCCAGATCGAGGCGCAGCAGGTCGCCAAGCAGCCGCTGCTGGTCCCTGCTGTGGTTACGCTTACGCCCAGCGATAAGGTGCGGCTTTTGGAAAAGCAGGACTGGTTCAGCCAGCTGGGATTTGAGATCGAGGATTTTGGGGATAATGCTATCCAGATACGCACGGTTCCTTTGGTGATGGGGAATCCGCAGCCGCAGAGTTTTTTTAACGAGCTGTTGGATCGCAGCGACGATATGCGCGTGCGCGCTCCGCTGGATCTAAAGCGGGATCGGATTGCGCAAATGGCCTGCAAGCACGCGATCAAGGCGGGAGACAGCCTGTCAAAGGAGGAGATCAACGCATTGCTTGCGCTGATCGAAAAGGAAAAGACGCCGTTGACCTGCCCGCACGGACGGCCGATTTTTATCGCGATTACGAAAAGTGAGCTGGAGAAACGATTTGGACGCATACAGTAACAGAAAAAAGCCGGTAGTCGCCCTGGTGGGGCCCACGGCGTCCGGCAAAACGGCGTTATCCATTGCTTTAGCTAAGGCGACGGGCGGCGAGATCGTCTGTGCGGATTCCATGCAGATCTATCAGGATATGAATATTGGTTCGGCCAAACCTACGCCTGAGGAAATGGCAGGTGTTCCGCACCATATGTTATCGGTAGTATCGCCCTTTCAAAGTTTTTCCGCCGCCGCGTACCAGGAGATGGGACGCCCTATCCTAGAGGACATTGCCGCAAGAGGCAAGCTCCCGCTGGTCGTAGGCGGCACGGGCCTGTTTATCGATGCGATCCTGCGGCCAATGACCTTTGGCGATGCGCCTGCCGACCCTGCGCTGCGCGCAAAGCTGGAGGCGGAAATTGAGCAAGAAGGGATCGCGGCGGTTTATAAGCGGCTGATCCGGCTAGATCCTGCTTCGGCGGAGCGCATCCATCAAAATGACCGAAAGCGCATTGTCCGCGCTTTGGAAGTCATACTCCTGACGGGGAAGCCTCTGCCGCCCAGCCGCAAGTTGTACTTGCGTAAACCTATGGTGTATAATACAATTATGTTTGCACTCGATTGGCCGAGGGAATGCTTATATCAGCGCATCGACCAGCGAGTTGACCAAATGCTCAAGGTCGGTTTGCTTGAAGAAGTTTCCCATTTAAAAAAGATGGGATGTAATTCTCAAATGCAATCCATGCAGGGGCTGGGGTATAAAGAACTGTTGGGATACCTGGACGGCGCTTGTTCGCTGGAAGAAGCGGTCGCTCAGATCAAACAGGATTCCCGGCGGTATGCCAAACGGCAGATCACCTGGTTCAAGGCCGATCCGCTTGTGCAATGGTTGCCGGGCCAGCAGCCCGTATCCAGTATGGTGGATACGGTGCTCGCGGCTTTAAAGGCATATGAATTTGATTCCTCGAACGATTGAAGTGAAGATAGGAGTTTGACTGCCATGACGAACGCTAAAAATACCACAAATTTACAGGACCTGATGCTCAACCAAATCCGCAAAGAACATATACCGTCAACGATTCATCTGGTCAATGGGTTTCAGCTGCGCGGCCTGGTGCGCGGCTTTGATAACTTTGTCGTCCTGTTCGAGTGTGACGGCAAGCAGATGATGATCTATAAACACGCGATCTCCACTGTTACGCCGCAGCAGGCGATCATGGTCAAGGATTTAATGAATACCCCTGCGTCTGAAGATTAAAACAGGGTAGAAGGCGTCAGATGAAGAAGGGATAAAAATGACAATTTCAGATAGCATGCAAGCCATCGGCGCGCTGTGGCATATCTCGCCAGCCGTATTAGAGGCAGTTTCAAAGGCGGAAATGCGCGCAAAGCGGGCTCAGTCGTTGATCGATGAGGTCGCAAAAGTCAATCAGGCCAGGGTGCTGGCTGCATTTCAGAAGGAAAAAGTCGCCCTGCGCCACTTTGCCCCGACCTCTGGGTATGGCTACGATGATACCGGCCGGGATACGCTGGACGCTTTATTTGCGGATGTTTTAGGGACGGAAGACGCCCTGGTGCGCCCGCAGATCGCCTCTGGCACGCACGCGCTGGGCCTGGCGCTGTTTGGCCTGCTACGCCCGGGCGATAAGATGTTTTCCATCGCCGGGGCGCCTTATGATACGCTGGAAGATGTTATCGGCATGAAGAGCAACCGGGATGGCTCGCTGTCTTCCTGGGGGGTTGGTTATCTGCAGTCTGCGCTGAACGATGAAGCAGAGTTCGACCTTGAATATATTCGCCTGTGCCTGGAAAAAGAGGAAAGTATTCGGCTAATCTTCATCCAGCGCTCGCGTGGCTATGCCTGGCGCCCCTCCTTATCCGTGCAGAAAATCGATGAGGTGATCCGCTATATCCGCCAGATTCGGGATGATGTGTGCATTGTAGTGGATAATTGCTATGGTGAATTTACCCAGACACGCGAACCACAGGCCGATGTGCTGGTGGGTTCGCTAATCAAGAATCCCGGCGGCGGTCTGGCGCCAACCGGCGGTTATATCGCCGGCAAGAAGGCCTGCGTCGAAAAAATCGCAGAACGGTTTACTACGCCGGGGATCGGCAAAGAGGTGGGTTCTTATTATGCCAGTTATCAGCCCTTTTATCAGGGGCTGTTCATGGCGCCGACGGTCGTTGCCGCCAGTTTAAAAACGGCAGAGTTATTCGGCCATCTTTACAGTAACCTGGGCTTTGATGTGCTGCCCAAGCCGGGCGACAGCCGCTACGATATCATCCAGTCGATCCGGTTTGGCGCGCCTGACCCGTTGATCGCTTTTTGCCAGGGGATACAAACCGCATCCCCGGTGGATAGCTTTGTGGTGCCTGAGCCTTGGGATATGCCGGGCTATCAGCACCAGGTCATCATGGCCGCGGGCGCCTTCACCCAGGGCGCTTCTATTGAGATGAGTGCCGACGGGCCCATCCGCCCGCCCTATACCGCCTATTTTCAAGGCGGGTTGACTTATGAGCATGGGCTGCTGGGCGCATTGGTCAGCCTGCAAAAAATGGTCGACCAAAAAATCGTTAAATTATGATCTTATAACCGAACGGACCGACAGTTACGGCAGGGTAGAGAAGGGGGAGTGCTGCTTTCATGAAAAACCCAAGCGCAGCTGATCAGCCAAAATACTGTATTTTAGACGAAGAAAAGATTTGCGATGATTGCGGCGAGTGCGACCGCTGCGATCTGGACCCGAATAAAATCTGTGATAATTGCTGCCATTGTATCGACACGGATACTGATTATGGTGAGATCGAAATCGATGGCATCTATACGGATATCGAGAGCATCGAGCAGATCGAGGAAAAAGAGAGCTAAATACTATATAATTGAAAAAAGGGCGGAGATGATCAATCTTCGCCCTTTTTTTTATTACTATTATCTTGATTATGGTCGAGTTCCATTTTGCTACCGCCGTCCTGTTCGTGAGCGCTTTGACGCAATACCACGGCCCTAGCAGCGCTGCGGCGCTGATCCTCCGCGATTGCGGCGTAGTGCCTGCGCGTGGTATTCACGTCGCTGTGGCCCAGTACATCTGCCACCAGATAGATATCGCCGGTTTCCCGATAAAGGGAGGTGCCGTAGGTGCTCCGCAATTTATGCGGGGTTATTTTCTTTAACGGCGTACTGGCTGAGGCGTATTTTTTAACCAGCTCCTGTATGCTGCGGTTGCTCATCCGGCGTTTTTGGATGGACAGAAACAGCGCGTCCTCGTGCCCTGGGAGCGTGGTTATCTCGCGGCGCTGCGCCAGATAATGGGTCAGTGCATCGTTCACCTCGTCGCCGAAGTAAATAATCGCCTCTTTGCCGCCTTTTCGGATGATCTTGAAGCAGCGATTATGAAAATCGATATCCGATATATTTAACCCTGTGCACTCGCTAATACGGATGCCGGTTCCTAGAAAAACTGTTAGAATGGCTACGTCGCGCACCTTGGTATAACGGTGATACTGCTTTTGCTTATCCGTTAGCACGGTGCCCGTTTCAACACTATCCAGCAAACGCGCAACCTCGTCCGGCTCTAAACGGATGATCGCCTTATCGCGAATCTTCGGGGTCACCATCAGCGATACGATGTTGCTTGAGATCTGCTGTGTCCGGTAATAGTATTTGAAAAACGAGCGCAGAGAGGCCAACTTTCTCGCTTTGCCGCGTTCCTGATTTTCGTGCTCATGTTCGTCTTTTTCGTAATAATTCAGGTAATCCAAATACATCTCCAGATCCGCCAGGGTAATGGCCTCCAAATCCTTAACGGTCAAAGCCTGCATATCCTTATCCTGAAAATAAGGAATATCTTTTAGCAGATAATCGAAGAATACGCGCAGATCATAAGCATAATTGATGCGCGTCAATAAAGTCGTTGTCGACTCGATGCCGATAAAGTAATCAAAACAGAAGGGCGGCAAAGAGAGCATTAACTTGCGCAATTTTTCGATCTGGCGGCGTCTCAGGGATTGCTGCGCTTTCTTTTTTTGCTGATCGGCCATAATCCACAGCCTCCAATGCTTCCACAGCTATGTGCTGTGGATAATTGTGGATAACCGCGAGTTTTCCACAGCTTCAATTATAAGTTATCCCGTCTTTTTTGTCAATACTCTGCGTAAAACTTGTGTTTTGCGCAGAGTTATAAAAGTTCACAAAGAGGGATCGCGCTCCTCTGCTCAGCTTATGCTGATGCAGCGCTTCCAACATTTAGCTTTCTTAGGCAAATGAAAAAGCACGTCGGGTTTTTAACCGCAAACGTGCTTCACTTTCTTGACTTGTTTGTAAATCCCTCTAAAAGAAACTTAGTCGATCTCGATGGCTGGCGCCTTCTCCTGAACGGATAGATGGCGATTTGCTTTGATCTGCCCGCGCGCCATTTCATCGCAACGATTATTTAGCGGGTTGTCCTGATGTCCGGGTACCTTAACCCATTCTACGCTGTGACGCTGGGTTTCAGCTAAAATCGCGCGCCATAGGTCTTGATTCTCAACCGGCTTTTTAGTGCTGGTTTTCCAGCCGTTACGCTCCCAGTTTTTGAGCCAGCCTTTTTGAAAGGCATTGATCAAGTAGCTGCTGTCCGAGTGTAATTTTACCGTGCAATTTTCCTTTAGTGCTAAAAGCCCCTGCAATGCAGCGAACAGCTCCATTCGGTTATTGGTCGTATCCGGAATGTACCCACTCAGCTCTTTCGTGTGTGGGCCATATTGTAAAATAACCGCCCATCCCCCGGGCCCCGGGTTCCCCGAGCAAGCTCCATCCGTATATACGACGACCTCTTTCATGATTGCTCTTTACATCCTTTCAACGCACTCTAACATACCTGCTTATTTTATCAGTTCACGCAGCTTAAGGCAATACTATTGTTTTTTTTATGAGCGCCAAACTATTTAAAATTGCGTGCAAATATATATTGAATTTTGTATAGGCTTTTATTGACATAAGACCTATAGAATGATATAATTTTATACGTTGCAAGGCCAATTATAGGGGCATGATGTAATTGGTAACATGGCAGTCTCCAAAACTGCTCTCGAGGGTTCGAGTCCTTCTGCCCCTGCCAACGGCATTTGCGCCGTATTGGGTACCGTCATTTACTTCGGTAAGTGGCGGTATTTTTATATTCAAAGTGGCCAGGCACTGTAATGCTTTTTAATTGCAAAGCCAAAGGCACTTACAGTAGTGCCTTTGGCCGATTTCATTATGCTATTTATACTTCGCGCTGTGCCTGACGTATTTCATTTAAAACCCGATTGCTTATTTGCGCCGCATGCGGGGCGGGCTCACCTAAATAGTAACCCTGTAAGTAACTCACGCCACAGCGTATCAACGTATCCATTTCGCTGCGGGTTTCCACTCCTTCGGCAATCACCTGAATACCCCGTTCCCTGGTGTAGGAGAGTAAATTGCTCAAAATCTTTTGCCTATCTTCGTCGATATCGATATCCCGAACGATGGACATATCGATCTTGACATACTGAGGAGATAAATAAAGCAGCATCGCTTCCCCATTATAGCCTGTGCCATAATCGTCCAGCGCTAATGCGGCGCCCCATTTTTTTGTATATTCCTTTTTTAGCGTGACAAATACATCGTTTTGCTTTTCCTCTTCCGTTAGCTCCACGACGATGCGCGACAGATAGCGCTCATAACGTTTTTCAAAAAGCGCAAGATCCTGCAAGGAAAGGGTTTGGTTGGCGATGGAATTGATAAAGATATGGCAGCTGCCCTCTACCCCCTCCAAGTTAGCAAAAGCATCCATTGCATTAAACCAGGTCAGCCGTTCGATTTGGTATAGCTTGGATTGTGAACGCGCCAGCGTTAAGATCTCCTGAGGCGTAATCAGAGAAGCCGATTTTGAGCGAATCAACGCCTCATAGGCAAAAATCTTTCCATCATGCGCGTCTACAATAGGCTGAAAATGGTACTCAAATAGCTTTTCTTCGATAAATCGGTTGATCTCTTCACTGTTCTCCAATATATAAGAGCCTGCCTGATATTCATTCCGGTCAAACTGCCGAACTTCGCCTTTTACCGTATGCTTGACGGTGTACATGGCAAAATCCGCAAAACGAATGAGCTCTTCATAGGTGTTTGCATCCTTCGGGTACCAGGATACGCCCGCAGAAGCTTTGACTTTAAACAGCGCATTATCTGGCAGCGGAAATAGCGTGTTGCTGATCTGCTCCCGCATATTTTGAATGGCAGAAAACGCGCGAGCCTCCTGTGCATAACCGTAGATGAATAGGTAGAACTCATCCCCGGAAACACGGGAAATTACCGCCCGGCGCGGTGCGTATTTTTTAAGCGTCCTGGCCATGCAGCGGATATATTGATCGCCAAAATCGTGCCCATAAGTATCGTTGATATATTTTAAATTATCTAAATCGAACATGACCATAGCGCTGCACTTCAGCTGGTCTTTATTGAGAAACAGTTGATCCAGCCTGGCATAAAACGCTCTGCGGTTGAGCAGATTAGTCAGCAAATCATAGTCGCGCTCGTATTCGATCTTCCGCTTTTCGATAACCTCTTGGGTAATATTTTCGATAATGCCATATATCTTGTTATCGCCTTGCTCAATCAGCTTCATGCGTACCCATTGCGATTGGCCTAGGGCGTCTTTGATCTTATAGATTTTTGCCCCTTCTGGCTCAATCGATTCTAAACAATCTTTTAACCCCTGCATGATTTGTGTAAAGGTGTCCGCATCTGTGTATCCATAATCCTTCTCGTTATCGTGCGCAATTCCCACGATCTCGAAAAAGTGTTTGGTATAAATAACGGTTTTTTCATCCTTCCTGTACTCAAACGCGCCAATCGCAACACTGGCGCTTTCGATGATCGCACTTAGCCGAGAAGCTGATTCAGCCACATTGCTGCTGAGAGATTCGACAGCGGATGCCAGCTCGTCGATCTCTGCGATCCGCGTTCGCTCAAATTTAACCGGCAGATGAGGATTGCTGCTGCGCACCTTTTTAACAAGCTGTGTGATCGGGCTGGTGACGATGCGCGTCATGATGACCACACTCAAAAGGCCGATCAACAACACAATGCCCACTGCGATCAACACCGTTTTTCGCATCGCCTCTGAAAAACTAAATAGCCTGTCCCCCTCCAGGATCCCTACCAGCCCCCATTGCTCGTCGACAAAGGGAGTATTGCTGTTATATAACTGAAAGTACTGGATGCATCCATAAACATCCTTAGTCATGTTGCCCTGCTTCTGGATCTGATGACAGGTGCCGTACTGCGTCTGTAAAGCGAAACTAGTCGTTTCTTCGCCGCCAATCTGCTGCTTATAAACCGGCCCGTTGGCCAGCAGATTCTCAAATACCAGCATTTCAGAATCATCAGCGGTATGTAGGCCTAAGAGGTAGGAACCCGTTTTATCGTTTGCAATTTCATCGTAGGGCAGCAACTTTTTAATATAGTCTGTCGAAATCTCCACACCTAATACGCCGTAAGTTTCGCCGCTTTCTGCGCGGAGCGGTACAGAATAAGTCATGATTTCGATGTCATTTGGCGATAAACGAAAGGGTCGGCTCCAATACCCCAGGTCGCCGTATTGAATATCCGGATATTCCTGAGCCGCACGATAGGGCTTATAATAAAAGTCGTAGGTAGTGTTTTCGGTTTGGGTTAAATCGAACTGCGGGCTCCAGTTGGTATCCATGGATATCCCCAGTTTCTGCGTAATTTCTGACGGCGCGACCTCAACCATTATATCGCTATCATCATCCGCATTGGACAACGGATCAAGATCGCGGAAGTATATCCCCGCTTTCTTATCCCCGGCCCTATCCGTATCCAGAATGAGGAAAGCACCGGTGACGGATTGCTTTCGCAGCATATATATTACGTTTTGAGAGTTCGCCTCAAGAATTTCACTCGCCAGCGCTGGATTATTTTCAATCTCGGCATAACTGGCCCCTTTGGCAGCTAACGTTTGGCTGGCGGCGCTTTGGATGGATTGAACAGAATCATCCAGTTTGGACCAGCGCTGGATCATCTCATTTTCCAGGTAGTTTTTACGGTTGATTACCCGCTCGTTCAAAATATCCACGGCATTTTGGTTCATTTGGTCCAATATACCGCCCAATATAATGCTTCCGCCAAACAGGCTCGTTTGGAGCAGCAGTACGACGATCATAGGGATCATCAGCTTGCGCATCATAGACGTGCCCTTGCCCTTTATATGGCGCATGCTGCTCCTCATCTCCTCTCGGCTGACTTTTTTTAGGAATTTACCGCCTCATCCAAATCCTCTTTCAACTGGGCAAACCAGGCATCAAAATTCTCATCCGTATCATATTGTGCGATGGCCTCCTCGCGGGACATTCCCCCGGCCATCAATTCCACAATAGCGTCCCTGTCGGCTTTAGCTTTGTCGATCATCGAATTCTCCAATACAGCACGGGCATTGGTTCCATTTTCAAAAGCCTTACTGGTATACAGCTCATATTCGTTTACCGTTTCAACGGCGACCGGCATGGAAACCTTAAGATTCTCCGTCACCGCTGAGGGCTCCAATTGATCCAGAGCGCTAAGCAGCAGCTCTGCGTCATTCGCCGCCGTCTTGACCGGCAGATAGCCAGATTCAATTGAAAAGGCGATGTTTCGCTCTTCCTGTGTAAACCATTTCAAAAATTCAAGCGACGCGCGCTCCCGCTTCTCGTCCGTCTTGCTTACGACCATGCCCGCCCCCTGCTGTACGGCAACCTTAGTGCCGTTTTCAAAACACGGCGTGGGCAATACGCTGACTTCAATAGGATAGCTTTCCTCGTCATTTACCACAACGTGGTCCGGAAAGTAGGCGGCACCAGAAGTAGAGCCGACCAGCGCAATTAAATCGCCCGTCTTTGCATCGTCTGAACGGAAACGCCCATAATGGGCAAAGTATCCGTTAATATAGGGAATATAAAAATTATCCCAAAGCTTGCGTAAGATTTCTTGATCGCAGTTAAGGCTGACCTTTCCGTCAGTCACCTGAAAAATTTCGGTTCCCAATTGCTTGCAGCCTATGATCATATAATTTGCCATCGCATCCCGCCCAAAAAAGGCCTTCCCATCATTCGGCTCGGGGGTCAGGCTATCCGTCCACTCATAATAAGCCTGCGCGGTTTTTGTCAACCCTTCGATGGTCGAAAGCGCATCTGTCGATGCGCCGGTTGCCTGTGCAAACTTGTCCCAATCGGTTTGGTTAAGCATAAATACTTCCGTAGATTTTGCCGTCGGAAAGATTTTTAGCTTACTCCCCTCGCCAATACGCCCTTCTTCCAGATATTCGGGAATATACTGCGCCAGCTCTTCTTCCGTCATATACTGCCCAATATCGGCAACCAGCCCCATTTGGTCGATCTGGTACGCGGTATCGGCATAGGCGGCGAAGATTTCAGGAATCTCGCCCATCCCTACTTTTTTATTGGCGGCATCTACTACTTTTTCAGTCAAATCATTTACGCTGCCCTGCCCGATGGTTTCGACGACGATCCCTTTTTCGAGACCCATCGTCTCGTTAAACTCACTCACCAGCGCATCAAACGCCATTTTTTGCGGTCCATTATAATAATGCCATACCTCAATCACAGTGGGATTTTCAGCATCCAGCTGGCCATTCTGTTCATCTTGCGGATTGCAACCCGGTACAAGGAACAGGCCGCAGCATAACGCCCCGATTAGAAATGTTGAAAAAATACGCTTCATACCCTCATCATCCTCGTTTCTCAAAATGCATCTGCCGAATGCCAAAAAACAAGCTATGGCACACGAGTGTACAATAGCATATTCAATTCATTATAGCATTTACTAAAGGGCCTGTCCATCGCTGCAGATTTTAATAAAAAGAAATAAAAGAGCTGCGCTAATGCACAGCTCTTTTATAAATCCGATTAATGCTACCCTTACTTAGGATAGACCTTTACATCCATGTTCACACCGATAGCTTTGCCCAACTGATAATTCGGCGCGGGCGCTTCGGCCTTAGGAGCCTCAGGGGCCGCAGCAGCAACGCTCTTGCCCTCCTGCTGCTCTTTGCGAGCTTTAAAGAAGTTCAGTGCCACCTGCGGGAAGAGCGCGTAGCTGAGCACATCCTCTTCCTGCTGAATCCACTCGGCGCACTCCGCGCGGTATTTATCCATCTCGGGCGGGATATCATCCGCCGGACGATGGGTAATCACGGGCTCATCGCCAATGATTTTCTTACGAACTTCCTCATTGACCGGAGCGGGCAACTGACCGTATTCGCCACGGAGCAACCCCTTGGTCTCCTTGGAGTTCATCTTATAGCGTTCCCCCATCAGCACGTTCAAAACCGCCTGCGTACCGACGATCTGGCTGGTAGGCGTCACCAACGGCGGATACCCCATATCCTCGCGCACACGCGGTACTTCTGCCAATACATCCATCAGCTTTTCGCTGGCATTTTGCTGCTTCAGCTGGGAGATCAGGTTGGAGAGCATTCCGCCCGGCACCTGATAAAGCAGCGTATTGATATCCACGCTCAGCACCTTGGGATCCAGGAACCCGTCGGCCTTCAGGCGATCGGCCACCTTGCGGAAGTGCACGGCGATCTCGCTGAGCTGCTGGAGATCCAGGCCAGTATCGTACTGCGTACCCTTAAGGGTCGCGACCAACGGCTCGGTGGCCGGCTGTGAGGTACCGTTGCCCAGCGGGGACAGCGCCGTATCTACGATATCCACGCCCGCCTCAATGGCTTTCATCAGCACCATATCGCCGGTACCACTGGTGTTATGCGTATGCAGCTGGATCGGCACTTTGACCTTCTCCTTGAGTTGTTTGACCAGCTCATAAGCATCAAACGGCAGCAAAAGGTTCGCCATATCCTTGATGCAGATCGAATCGGCTCCCATGGCCTCAAATTTCTGCGCCAACTCAACGAAATATTCCGTCGTATGGACAGGACTGATGGTATAGCTCATCGCCAACTGGGCGTGACCGCCGTACTTTTTGATGGACTTGACAGCCTGCTCCATGTTTCGGGTATCGTTCAAGGCGTCAAATACGCGGATGATATCGATACCGTTTTCAATGGACTTTTTCACAAACTCATCGACCACATCGTCGGCGTAATGCTTGTAGCCTAAGATGTTCTGGCCGCGCAGCAACATCTGCAGTTTGGTATTGGGCAGAGCCTTGCGCAATTGGCGCAGCCTCTCCCAGGGGTCCTCGTTCAAAAAGCGCAGGCAGGAATCAAACGTAGCGCCGCCCCACACTTCCAGCGCATGGTAGCCCACCGCATCCAGCTTATCGCAGATCGGCAGCATCTCATCTAAGCGCATACGCGTCGCGGCCTGCGATTGGTGCGCATCGCGCAGGATCGTATCGCAAATCAAAACTTTAGCCATAATTTACCTCCATGTTTATTTGGCAAACATAGAAAGGAATACGCCGGCGGCAACGGCCGAGCCGATAACGCCCGCAACATTCGGTCCCATGGCATGCATCAGCAGGAAGTTCTTGGGATTCTCCTTCTGTCCCACCACCTGAGATACACGCGCCGCCATCGGAACTGCCGAAACACCAGCAGAGCCGATCAGCGGGTTCACCTTGCCACCGGTGACCTTGTACATGATCTTGCCGAAAAGCACGCCGCCCGCCGTACCGAAAGCAAAGGCGATTAGGCCTAGGGCAATAATCAGCAACGTATCCGCCTGTAAGAATCGCTCCGCATTGGCGGTTGCGCCAACAGTCACGCCCAGGAAGATCGTAACGATATTGATCAGCTCGTTCTGCGCGGTCTTGCTGATACGATCCACGACCTTGGATTCGCGCATCAGGTTACCCAGCATCAGCATACCGATCAGCGGTGCGGCCGAGGGCAGTAACAAGGCGACAATAATCGTAACAGCGATGGGGAAAATGATCTTCTCTGTCTGAGAGACCGGACGCAGCTGCTCCATGATAACGTTGCGCTCTTTTTTGGTCGTCAGCGCTTTCATAATCGGCGGCTGGATAATCGGCACCAGCGCCATATAAGAGTATGCGGCCACAGCGATGGGCCCTAAATAGTCGGGAGCCAGCCGGCTGGTAACGTAGATGGCCGTCGGGCCGTCCGCACCGCCGATGATACCGATGGAAGCGGCAACGTTAACGTCAAAGCCCAGCAGCAGTGCGCCGATAAAGGCCACAAAGATGCCCAGCTGCGCGGCAGCGCCCAAAAGCAGGCTCTTGGGATTGGCGATCAGCGGACCAAAGTCCGTCATCGCGCCAATACCCAGGAAAATCAGCGGCGGATAGACGCCAAGTTTTACGCCTTGATATAGGTAATATAGCAATCCGCCCACCTGTTGGACCTGTGTTGTCCCATCCTCTGCGACATAATAGGTCGGCTCGGCCATCAGGCCGCCCATGGGCAGGTTGACAAGCAGCATACCAAAGGCGATAGGCAAAAGAAGCAACGGTTCATATTGTTTTACAACGGCCAGATAGATCAGCACACAGGAAACCAGCAGCATTACTGCCTGCTGCCAAGTAATGACAGAAAAGCCGGTATCCTGAGCGAATTTCAATAAAGTCTGGCCCAGATCGATATCAAACATTTTTCAACATCCTTTCCAAGGCCCTTACGTAAAGAAGGACGGATTATTCGATCGTAGCCAGCACATCGCCGGAGTTGACGGCAGCACCCTGAGCGATCTGCACGCTGGTCACCTTGCCATCGCAGGGCGCAAACAGCTCGTTCTCCATCTTCATGGCTTCCAGCACGAACATGACGTCACCGCTCTTGACCGTATCGCCAACCTTGACGTTAATGCTCAAAATGGTGCCCGGCATCGGCGCGGCCACCGTT harbors:
- the miaA gene encoding tRNA (adenosine(37)-N6)-dimethylallyltransferase MiaA, with translation MDAYSNRKKPVVALVGPTASGKTALSIALAKATGGEIVCADSMQIYQDMNIGSAKPTPEEMAGVPHHMLSVVSPFQSFSAAAYQEMGRPILEDIAARGKLPLVVGGTGLFIDAILRPMTFGDAPADPALRAKLEAEIEQEGIAAVYKRLIRLDPASAERIHQNDRKRIVRALEVILLTGKPLPPSRKLYLRKPMVYNTIMFALDWPRECLYQRIDQRVDQMLKVGLLEEVSHLKKMGCNSQMQSMQGLGYKELLGYLDGACSLEEAVAQIKQDSRRYAKRQITWFKADPLVQWLPGQQPVSSMVDTVLAALKAYEFDSSND
- the hfq gene encoding RNA chaperone Hfq is translated as MTNAKNTTNLQDLMLNQIRKEHIPSTIHLVNGFQLRGLVRGFDNFVVLFECDGKQMMIYKHAISTVTPQQAIMVKDLMNTPASED
- a CDS encoding methionine gamma-lyase family protein, coding for MTISDSMQAIGALWHISPAVLEAVSKAEMRAKRAQSLIDEVAKVNQARVLAAFQKEKVALRHFAPTSGYGYDDTGRDTLDALFADVLGTEDALVRPQIASGTHALGLALFGLLRPGDKMFSIAGAPYDTLEDVIGMKSNRDGSLSSWGVGYLQSALNDEAEFDLEYIRLCLEKEESIRLIFIQRSRGYAWRPSLSVQKIDEVIRYIRQIRDDVCIVVDNCYGEFTQTREPQADVLVGSLIKNPGGGLAPTGGYIAGKKACVEKIAERFTTPGIGKEVGSYYASYQPFYQGLFMAPTVVAASLKTAELFGHLYSNLGFDVLPKPGDSRYDIIQSIRFGAPDPLIAFCQGIQTASPVDSFVVPEPWDMPGYQHQVIMAAGAFTQGASIEMSADGPIRPPYTAYFQGGLTYEHGLLGALVSLQKMVDQKIVKL
- a CDS encoding tyrosine-type recombinase/integrase; protein product: MADQQKKKAQQSLRRRQIEKLRKLMLSLPPFCFDYFIGIESTTTLLTRINYAYDLRVFFDYLLKDIPYFQDKDMQALTVKDLEAITLADLEMYLDYLNYYEKDEHEHENQERGKARKLASLRSFFKYYYRTQQISSNIVSLMVTPKIRDKAIIRLEPDEVARLLDSVETGTVLTDKQKQYHRYTKVRDVAILTVFLGTGIRISECTGLNISDIDFHNRCFKIIRKGGKEAIIYFGDEVNDALTHYLAQRREITTLPGHEDALFLSIQKRRMSNRSIQELVKKYASASTPLKKITPHKLRSTYGTSLYRETGDIYLVADVLGHSDVNTTRRHYAAIAEDQRRSAARAVVLRQSAHEQDGGSKMELDHNQDNSNKKKGED
- the rnhA gene encoding ribonuclease HI, which codes for MKEVVVYTDGACSGNPGPGGWAVILQYGPHTKELSGYIPDTTNNRMELFAALQGLLALKENCTVKLHSDSSYLINAFQKGWLKNWERNGWKTSTKKPVENQDLWRAILAETQRHSVEWVKVPGHQDNPLNNRCDEMARGQIKANRHLSVQEKAPAIEID
- a CDS encoding EAL domain-containing protein; amino-acid sequence: MRHIKGKGTSMMRKLMIPMIVVLLLQTSLFGGSIILGGILDQMNQNAVDILNERVINRKNYLENEMIQRWSKLDDSVQSIQSAASQTLAAKGASYAEIENNPALASEILEANSQNVIYMLRKQSVTGAFLILDTDRAGDKKAGIYFRDLDPLSNADDDSDIMVEVAPSEITQKLGISMDTNWSPQFDLTQTENTTYDFYYKPYRAAQEYPDIQYGDLGYWSRPFRLSPNDIEIMTYSVPLRAESGETYGVLGVEISTDYIKKLLPYDEIANDKTGSYLLGLHTADDSEMLVFENLLANGPVYKQQIGGEETTSFALQTQYGTCHQIQKQGNMTKDVYGCIQYFQLYNSNTPFVDEQWGLVGILEGDRLFSFSEAMRKTVLIAVGIVLLIGLLSVVIMTRIVTSPITQLVKKVRSSNPHLPVKFERTRIAEIDELASAVESLSSNVAESASRLSAIIESASVAIGAFEYRKDEKTVIYTKHFFEIVGIAHDNEKDYGYTDADTFTQIMQGLKDCLESIEPEGAKIYKIKDALGQSQWVRMKLIEQGDNKIYGIIENITQEVIEKRKIEYERDYDLLTNLLNRRAFYARLDQLFLNKDQLKCSAMVMFDLDNLKYINDTYGHDFGDQYIRCMARTLKKYAPRRAVISRVSGDEFYLFIYGYAQEARAFSAIQNMREQISNTLFPLPDNALFKVKASAGVSWYPKDANTYEELIRFADFAMYTVKHTVKGEVRQFDRNEYQAGSYILENSEEINRFIEEKLFEYHFQPIVDAHDGKIFAYEALIRSKSASLITPQEILTLARSQSKLYQIERLTWFNAMDAFANLEGVEGSCHIFINSIANQTLSLQDLALFEKRYERYLSRIVVELTEEEKQNDVFVTLKKEYTKKWGAALALDDYGTGYNGEAMLLYLSPQYVKIDMSIVRDIDIDEDRQKILSNLLSYTRERGIQVIAEGVETRSEMDTLIRCGVSYLQGYYLGEPAPHAAQISNRVLNEIRQAQREV